The Medicago truncatula cultivar Jemalong A17 chromosome 4, MtrunA17r5.0-ANR, whole genome shotgun sequence genome includes a region encoding these proteins:
- the LOC120580262 gene encoding putative E3 ubiquitin-protein ligase RING1a: protein MSQQNSHEETGSENRIDNSQEKSKDKLVELDQGNSSDNQKKKDEEQEYVRVTMSEIRKNVECPICLGIIRKTRTSMECMHRFCKVCIDKCMRRGTNECPTCRTHFPSRRALRDDPNYDALIAAIYPNIDKVEKEEEALLEEEFSQLKKVPRKF from the exons ATGTCACAGCAGAATTCTCATGAGGAGACTGGGAGTGAGAATAGGATAGACAACAGccaggagaaatccaaagataAACTAGTTG AATTGGATCAAGGGAATTCATCtgacaaccaaaaaaaaaaagatgaagaacaaGA ATATGTGAGGGTGACTATGTCTGAAATACGCAAGAATGTTGAGTGTCCTATCTGCCTTG GCATCATTCGAAAAACAAGAACTTCAATGGAATGCATGCATCGCTTTTGCAAAGTGTGCATAGACAAGTGCATGCGTAGGGG CACCAATGAATGCCCTACATGTCGTACACATTTTCCTAGCCGACGTGCACTGAGAGATGATCCAAACTATGATGCTTTGATTGCAGCTATTTACCCAAATATCGACAAGGTTGAGAAAGAG GAAGAAGCTTTGCTCGAAGAAGAGTTTTCTCAACTTAAGAAG GTTCCTAGAAAGTTTTAA